Sequence from the Argopecten irradians isolate NY chromosome 12, Ai_NY, whole genome shotgun sequence genome:
ATAGGCATCAGGTGATGGCGCAGCTTTTCCATCCTGAAAGTAGCAAGAACACAATTTTAGGGTTGTCTGCATATTCCATAATGGTAGAAAATCAAATGACTTTCATGTGTTGCCTCAATGACAAACTAAATTTTTACATACAAGTGTAGTAGCCTGACGTGTTCGAGTTCATTCAAGCACAACTtgatttacataattatacaaaaatatgacagctCTTCATCAATGATGTTTGAATCTTTTGGTAGAATTCTACTTTTGCATTTAGGAGGactttcacaaaaaaaaaccaccaaattTATGCACACCAAGACAGCCTAATGAAtaacaagggaaataactcttacaAATAACACTTGCAAATAAATACTTTCATTATCACATTTTCTTCACAAAAATGTTTCAAGGAACAACATAAGTCCAAGATATTGTTATGGTAAGTTGGAGAATTCAAGGTTCCATCCATACAGGACCAAAGCAACTAGAGAGGTGTAGCGAcagacatcctcgatactccaggggttccaatcacttacaatctctacatccctggaatacctcatagtaaaattggaggcagctcagtggaaaacatttgaccaatcacaggctagcaaagattccttcgaagactacagagagagggatgcctaacatcaaagccacacagtcagccacagtgtactgttatacggCTCATTTAATGCATATCAAACGACTAtgttacctgttctgttgcttcaagttttacaatgagatagtccaggggtgtagagattgtaagtgatcggaacccctggagtatcgaggatgacttaCAGAtgaatattgacaaattatGGCTTTGTAATTTATGTTCTTTGGTCTGTTTTATCATCTTTAATACTGCTGGGGttactgtcactgctgtaatatccatccctggactatgtcatagtaaaaatgaAGGCTCTGTGTACGACAACAGATAATAAGAGactttggtcctttgatgtacatcaacaGAATCGAATAGCAGTACACTATGGCTGACTGATATTCTTTGAATTTGTGCATTTCTGTATGTAATCTTTTaagaagtctctgcaggcctgtgattggtcagttttgtttTCTCCTGTTATGTCTTCAGagttactatgagatagtccaggggtggatataactatagtgatagtaacccctggaatattgaggatgaaaTTCTATTAACAACCAGTGTCATTTAAAAGCGATCCAGATTTAGATCGCCAGACTGGAGATAATTATAGCTGGAGTACCTATGCAGGGAAAACCACAAAATTGCTGTTAGTATCACTACATTAATTGGCAGATgtgggattcaaacttgaaaCTCAGAGGaggaaggcttgtggtaataacTACATATTTTCTGTATGTCTGACCACCATGGCCCCTGTGTTATTTATGATAAACTAAACAATTTACTTACTTGCTCCTTCTCAACACTATGACAacctgtaaaaaaaataaataaatggagATTAAAGATggttcaccgctgacaaatggtgtcTTTTCACTACCAAaaccaggagcagacgatttagtacttttcttcagttacaaaagttacttactttacaccattaccaccattaaaagtttgagcttcaaattttacttcaagtaaaaataattcattgcatcccaaaaaaattctgtggcactatatcctatatatggaatgaagtactgattatgcatgcaccaaagacaaaataaattatttatattgttttttttgtgttaattagacatatatatacacgattaaacaccaattattgttcaaatggtgaatatcatctatgctctgtcggcggtggagcatctttaagttgaatgtttaaaaaaagCAGAATAgcaatagctatatatataatgtcccGCTTAATTTCAATTCCATTTAAAATAAAGGAATGCCATATCActttaataattaaaacaaacattgagGCAACAGTTGTAATTAATTTACTTACAGCTATCGCCAACAGCACTACAACGAGGAGCGAGCCCAGAGGGATGAAAATGTAGACGAGGGCGTGACTCCCGGAGCTTGGAATTGATGGAGGTACAGCTACTGTAGTACTATTGACAGTTCCCTCCCATGCACTGCTGTTACTCATGGCTCGTGTGAAACACTAGACAACGCCAACAGTAGTTTCTATTGGTTAACTAAATCGGCCGGTGAAAGGTCAGCAGGTGAGAGGTCAGCATGATCAAGGCGTCGAGAGGCCATTACGAAATCAGCAACTGTAACAAAGGTAGCATGAATTTATTCTTTAAAATCACAATAAGGCAAAAAAAAGTCTGCTTAaagttacattggcaaaaaaaataggggCGGTAGGTCAGGAGTCTTCCACTCTAAAATAATAGccagaaccggagtctgagaccgaaatcccgacttttaataaaaaaaaattcgtagaaaagcagaaaaaaaaaatcggggtcgggggtaaaaattagggtcggtggCATacatgtaaccctaaacagacatattttatgtggcttattattttaattgtatttaattGTAAGTGCGTCCATCGGCCACTATAATTAGCATGTGCCTCTATCTCACATTTTGATGGATCATTTTCATATACTTTGAACGAATAGGAGTTCTTATTCCACCTGGTGACATATGGTATGGAtgacgtaatgttccaaaaaaagtgtctcgtcgtgccaatctaaaatattgttacattgtaGCTAATATTAGTACTGTAATTACAATCAGCTacaatgtacaaaataatgGTAGCGCTCTACAATTTACATAACAAGTTAAATACGTTATTAGTCTTGTATAATACCAGTCTGCTTACTTCAGCTGGTACGTAGCTGGCATGCATATGGCTAGCTACATGTAGGTAGACAAACCGAAAGCAGTTTGCATagattataatacatatatgtgtacacATGCACAAGCCGTATATCTAATTGATCAGCTTAGCCTAGATCGATGTTATGtccaattttaaatttgaccaATCAATAAATTTGTAAGTCATTAACAAAAGATATCGGCATACATCTGCAATCAAACAAAACGTCATTGAAGTGTGTATGTTTTGACTTACCAACAAGCTCTACAGTCACTCTTCCGTAAACAACTTTTAACGTAGGAGAGTGCTTATGAGGGGAGGTAACTTCATTTAGCGGGAATTATGAAGCTGCATTTTTGGGATATGGCGATAAACTTCATATATGAATTAGGCCTCAGTTGACTTTGCATTTTATAGTATtgtatttgattatttaatcattttattaaaaGCTAAATTACGTATAATTTAACTTGTTTGAAAAGCTATAATGTTAGGCCTAAATTACCAAAAagatacatcctcgatacttgtGATTTTATGTTTCATAATGTGTTGTTCGGTGACCTTTTTCTGAAATTACTAggtcgtacatgtacatatgtaggttaGTTTTCCAGGCTTGTCGAGACATTATGTAGAATCGAAAAAATATCACTTCATTATCTCGAGACGACcttttacatttaaacatcAAGTTCCTTTTGTCCGATGAGTTGAA
This genomic interval carries:
- the LOC138304700 gene encoding small integral membrane protein 29-like → MSNSSAWEGTVNSTTVAVPPSIPSSGSHALVYIFIPLGSLLVVVLLAIAVVIVLRRSKMEKLRHHLMPMYSFDPADEDEDWESELLEDQDKVALRIDSPSPTGSTQRYDFTPNRR